The genomic stretch tattttaattttgcttAATTATAAATTAGTTATATAATACACTAGGTAAAAGTTGGAGACttttaaaatataacattggtaTTATCGACGTATTACTTTATATTTTACCTTTGGCGACCTTGACCCAAAATGGGGGCAAGATTTAGAAGAATCATTTCGGTTAGCTATATGATCTCCTTGGGTTTAACTATGACTAGGTTATTTATGGTCACATTAAGTATATATgtctgatttattgaagaaagtaAATTACTAAAACCGATTAATAACTACTTTAGAGTTGATACATTTAACACTAGATTAAAAAACGAACAATGCataacatataatttttttattaaccaaattaattttaacaaaacaacttaaaattataatttcaatcttatcacaTGCATGACACATATTATTACACttgttgaaaaaaaattgagatcAAAGAATCCATTTACTTATTTAGTTATCCTCTCAATCTCCTTTGTTTTATCCCATCGTGTTGGAAAGAACTTTAACAATATTTAAAGGTGATAACGGGACAAATAGACTGATTTTTATCCTATTCAACCACTTTTTTCTATAATAATTTATCCCGCCGTTATTCGGGTAGTAACAACCTATACCCTAATACGCCCCTACgtattttctattaattattaaaattaaattttaaaatttatataatcatgattatatacataatataaattaaactaaaaacctaaaaataatacaatatcaaataatattattaatttttttacacatattaaatatattatttattaaaattatatatataaaattcgTCTTGCACCGGATAAAGATAGGTCGGATATCTGTGAATTTGGATAATATTACCATCCCTgataacaacaataacaaaaagtatgattttctttcctctattattttttctttagtttttcaAAAGTATTTACCTCCGAAAACAATAACTAATTACTTTGCCAGCAACTTTATCTGCTATACGATACTTTACATTCTTAACGtttgttatttatttaacaatttttaattattaaatttatataaagaCAACTGCatgtgaatttttattttattatattcaaccatgttatataaataatacaaaatatatattaaaaataaattaaataatataaatatttataaataaatatattgtgGTAGATTATTTACTTACCCATGGTGATACTCCTATAAATTTGAGTgcttatttttttaagttaaaagagctagaccaaaaaaatataaacaaactGATAAAGTAGCAATAATAATTAACCAACTTGAACTTAGGTtgatttagtaattaatttattatatttaggTAAGTGTTAGAACTTCGAATTTTGACTTGtacatataataatttattgactaaacaaaaaaaatcattaaataaaatttcaatttacgtcgaattaatttttaaatgatcAAATTGAGAGATAtcataaacaacaaaaaataacaataataatttaactcattattttttgagataacaataataaattgtGCAATCCAAGTACAATAAAAGTTGCCTGATAAGAGCAGGAATATTATATGCTCAATAACTATTATTGttttaaattagtatttaactaataataatttatttttatagttataaaaatttattcatataaaaatacattatttatatttatatttaataaaatttatgtaaataaattaatataatttatatttatatttattaaaatttgtaatataaattaataaaatttatttattaaaaataatttaatatttgtgGTCGGGGTAATCCAAATTACTAAAAATTTTTGGGTGGGCAGAGTGGACGGTCCAAGTAAATGGGAAGGGGTCGGGTTGACCCGAATGGAGAAGACACGTTACCCGGAAGTCCGTTATCCAGAAGCAGGAATCATCCATCATCATTCATCGATCAGCGAGCACAACAGCacaagaaagagagaagaggcAATGGCGCTGCAAGCTCACTCTCCTTCACGCTTACTCTTACACTCGCAGTCTCCGTTACAGTCAACACAAACTCCTTCCACTCTCACACTCTCACTCACTGCCGCCTTCAACCCCAAACCCCTCACTCTCTCTTTCTCACGGCGTCGGCAGAGGAGTATTACGGTGTCCCCAGTGGTGGAGGAAAGCCAGGAGAGTTCCGAACCGGAAGCggaagcagaagcagaagcagaagaGAAAGAAGTGACGGTGGCCGAAGAGCTGAAGAAGGCGATgcaggagagaagagagaaagaaggagaagaagagtttTGGGGCGGAGTAGGGCGAGAGATCAGGGAGATCGAGTGGCCACCCTTTGGGAAGGTGCTGGGCACCACCAGCGTTGTTATCAGCGTCATCTTTGGTTCCAGCGTCGTTTTGCTCACTCTCAATGCTCTTCTCGCTGAGCTTTCTGACCGCGTTTTCGCCGGCAAAGGGGTTCAGGATTTCTTCACCTAAGTCACTCATAGCCAATCAAAATGCTTGCTTTGGTGAGTCGCTATATCACTGCCAACCCTTCATGTAACTTCTAAAGTTATATTGTTATTGAATTCATTTTTGTTACACTAGTTCCTGTATTAAGAAACTGAATGTAAAGTTTTGATATATAGATAGAATGATTTTCTCTTATCTTTCATCAATTATGTATGGctttgaaaaatgaaaaatgacaACTTAACATAATTGTTCAAGATTCAAAATTTCCTTATTCAAGTATTTTCAAGCAAAATTTATGGCAGAATCACAGACAATAGTTTTTTAGGATCACTAGCTACGTCTATTCGATCCTAAGTCATTTCAGCCGTTGTTGCTGTGATTATCAACAATGTTGCTGCTGCTTGGGTGTCATCGGAGTTGCTGCAGCTGCCACGGATTAGGATAAAGGGTTTGTTGCATTTAACAATTTTTACGAGTTTCAACTGATAGAGGgatgaattttaaattagagCTCTCAATTTATGACTGCCTATAAAGTTTAATTAATAAGTGCACACGAGTTAATAATGGTCTAATGGTTTGATTATTTTATTGACTCTTGACTATAATTTGGCTGTGGTTGTGTTGTGTTtaatgttttggttgatttgattttgattgCTAGTAAATGAACTAAGTTGCTGTCTTGTTGTTAAAGATGGTGAATTAGGAACTACTAGGGTCAAATTGAGTTAGAATAATAATTAACCTCTTTCAAACTTTTAAAAGCCTTTTAGAATTGAATTAGAGTGTGTTTAAAGAATTGGAATCAATTTGGAAGTAAGATTAGTCGTTTAGCTTGTGCAGAAGAGACTGATGGATTAGGAATCCGAAAAATGGGTAAAACTAATAATTTGGAATATTTAGGACAAATTGGCTTTTGAGGCAAATTTCAATTGGCAGAATATGACTACTAAACTTGGTTTCAGTCTTTGAAAGTCGCTAATTGGATTTTGGGTTTAGGTTCCTTAAAATGCAAAAACAGTTTATGCAGAAATTATGCATAGAATCCAACAATTTCGTGGATTTACTGCTTTCACCTTAGAAGTTCAATTGGTGTGAAACCAATGTTAAATAAAACTTTTATTAACCTAGTTTGTTGTCATTAAATTTAAGAATTGTTGGAGTTATGGTTTAGGagatatgaatttttgaaatctAACACTTTATGcagtaaaaattagattttagtTTCCAAACCACTAAATTTCCATGTTCATAACTCCCAGTTCTGAATGGATATTGAGTTGCAACCAATTGCAAATAAAAGCTTTATATGTCTGGTATGTCCAATCCAAATTTCAGGGTGATCTAAGTTTAACGAGTGAAATTATGCAACTTGGAAGAAGCCATTCACTAGTTTTCAAAACAGGATTATGTAGAAATAGAACCAACTTCCAAGCTACATAACTATCTTATCAGGAATGATATCAATCTGGAACcaattgcaaaaaaaaaaacctagaTAAGTCTAGTTGAACCATATACCATATCAATTTTTAGAGTTATTGGATTAAAACTGGATTTTAtatgaaattttgaatttgatacTGGTGCTGTCTTTTCTAGTTTTTGGAAGTACAGAGTAGCATTTTTgtaaaaatcatataaaatccatATTAGAGAATGCGTTGGGATCAAAAAGTGGTGAAAGGTGGTTGTGTCTAGTGTTATAGTATGAAATTTTACATGGTTTCTTTAATTGTAGAATTTAGtgtaaattattaaataaggactgtttcactggttttctgatattgttttaaaaaaacAGGATAACACTTTCAAAATTTGTAACAAATTCTACAAGGATTGGATTTATGTGGGTCCAAACTAAAATGAAGTTTAGTGTCCTTAGGATACTTATATCAAAGAAACGGGCTAGTGCACATTTGTTACGCGATACTTAGAAACTTTGTAAGGAAACAAGGTGTAGTGCTGCCCCGGTTTTCCCCTCATTTCTGGGGCTAGAGTGATCAGAAAATTGTGATTTTTAGCTTGTTTGAAACTTTAGTCCGAGACGGTCCCATCGATATAATGTTTGCGTGATTTTCGGATTGTTTGATATTTTTAAGGTAGGAAAGAAATTGGGCTGCGAAGGCTGTTTTGGCGACAAACTTGAGTACGGAACTTGAAAGGGTACTTTTGATACTACTTCTAGATATTTTAAAAGTAATAACGTAAGAATCATTGTGACAACTTattataatagaaaaataattaggAAAGATTGATAAATATGATGATTTTGATGAAGATGATTgtggatgatgatgatggagtTTAAAATTATATAGTGATGAGTTGATAATATGATAAGTTTGGTTTGATGAATGATAAAGATGAGTATCATGATAAAGCATATTAATATTGAGGATCTATTGTTTGTTAATTGTTGAGGAAAGGTTGAATTGTTGGTTTAGAGGGTACCTTTAAGGGGTGGCTAAGTCTAATTTTAAGGGAGGTTATGTATGaatttttctgaaaatttaaaagaaagagTTTAAATGATTCCTTCAAGAAGAATAATTGATTTTATTAATATTCTCATGTTATAGAGAAGGTGAAGTTATTGGTTTGTATGGTTTACAATTAACTGCAATTGATTGATGGTAGAgttaattcttttaattttgggGTTTAACCCAgtaaatgatgaaaaagaaaattttaccCTAATTGAATGTTAAAAGGGTCTGAATGCCCATAGACTAAATGCCTTGATCCTAAGATTGATGAATGAAAGTGTTACCCTAAATGATTGATGAATGAATTActgaaaatgaaaaaagatgTCTGAGAAAGATGAATGAAAGACTGAATAATGAATGAAATGACTGAGAATGCTGAATGAAAGATTGAATGCCTGGCAAGGTCGAGGTTTTGTCCCACTTACTCAGTGCTTGAATGAATGTACACTGTTTCCCAAATGTACGCAAATTATAGCATTAAGGTTTGTGATGCAGACTTATGTGGCTTAGGCCATACGACATATGTAGACTAATGCATTTGGGAAGTCATATTTGGAGCTTGTGCTCGAGTAACGTCGGGTTACGGATAGTTAATCGATGCGTAAACTCATGGCCTGCCTAGGATTGACATaaatcatatgcatttgtatgaatTGCTTGAGTGTGCTTTATATTGTTGTATTGTGTTATTTGTGAATTCCTTGCTATTTGATTTTTCTGCAAATTGTTTGTGTCTTTGTAGTGTGTGCTTTGCTTGTGTTTGATGGACGATTTATAGAAGAATCACAGTGAAAGACTTGGAAGTTTATGATTTGCAAATTACATATGTTCAAGAAATTCTTTTTAAcaaatgtaattaaaaaaaaaaacatctaaatcgtttaaaataaaattcaaagaaTTTAAAGGCTTGATAAAAGTAATTATTTCTAAGAAGATTTATTGAGGAGCTACGGATGAGTAGAAGAGTTTATTCCgaatacaattttatttttagaatttattccCCTTGCCTTTGTTTTTTCAAGAGTCTTGTTTCTTTAAACAGGGACAGATATTgtatttgaatttatttaaatatgtataacgtattaataattatgtgaaCATACttgtttaaatataatttgtattgttgttaaaaaaaaaaaatggtttTTCTTATGATCGTCAACTAGATCAAAGTAAAGGctcatatattaaataaatgtGAATAAGAAAATCTATATAATGTCCCTTGTAGCAAAAATACCATGACTTAAGTGCGGTATTTTACTAGAAAGGATGTTGCAACAAACAGGCCCCATAGTCTCATTTACTTGTATTGCAAGTCCTTAGGATGAAGATTATAGTACACGATGAAATCTTTCAATAGAGATATCTAAATACTTTCACAAAAATTGTAGGGATACAATAAACTTATCACAATAAGCTTTCCAGCATATTCTGTCTTTTTTGCAATCTTCATGGCAGCAACTGTTGCCGCTCCAGAAGATATTCCCACCTGCAACATCATCCAAAGTAAGAGGTTTAGTGAAGTGTAAAATTGGGTAAAAGAACAAACTTATAACCTGCTTCCCCTTTAACTTTCAAATTCGAATATGGATTACAAATTTACAATGGTAGGTCAACAAAGATTGTTTTTTTGATAGGGTACTAGATTGTTTTTATAGGGAGCTCAACAACATACacaatttgtttaaaaaattttaatggtatagaattgaattaaattatattaagaattgaattgaattctaGTATTTGAAATGAATCACTAAAATtatagaattgaattaaattttagtgTTTGGAATGTTTATCAAATGAATTAAAGTTTTATAGTGGataattttatcatttattaatataaaattatatttaaataataaatatacttatttattaaattatatgaaataattgaaaaaattatatttttcaactattttttaactaaaatttgttcacctcttttaaaaaaataaaaattggattaatctaaaaatattaaattaaaaaatattattattaattaaaaaaattaaatagtttTCCATAGTTGATTTCAACCACAAATCAACAACAAAAAACAAACATGAATTATCAAGAATTAACTTGTTAAGTGGTCTAATCGCTTTTTGTTAGTGTTATGACATAGCTTCATTTAAAATGTTCAGACGTAGACAAACACTTGGTGTCATTAATTTAAGTTAAATAGATAAAATTTATATGTGTGGATATTATTTTAGATCTGCATATTAGACctttcagaaaaaaaaatatagatatatattatattaagaaagttaaagaaaagagaagggaagtGAATGAAGGTGGTGAGAGAAGAGTGTGTGTATTGAAAGGTGGGAGGTGTTGAGAAAGAGGGAGGAAAGTTAAGAAATAATTAGATTATAAGGATATTTTAGACATTTTGAGTTTTAAGTGAAATTATAATAGAATAGAATTCAAAATCAAACCTATTTGAATTggaattaattttaaaagaaaataatggAATTGTTCCAtctaaacaaatttaattatttttatttcaaacactaaaattaaattcaatttccaTGAGGATTGAATTCTATGGTTTCCAAACATCCTTACACTGATTCTAGTACAAGAAACATTTTTAAGCTTGATTTTTATCAGGTTAGTTTCTACAGATTTGGGAACTTACAAACAAGCCTTCTTTAAGCATAAGTTGCTTTGCAGTTTTTTTTAAGGTTTTAAAAATCGGTTTGAATCGGTCGAACTGTAAATAGGCAAGAAAAGCGATTCAGACAAAAAGAATAAGTGCCAATTGTAAAAATTGTTATTGGACCGCTGAATCGATTGGAAATCATTCAATTGAACCGAACTAAAACTcgattgattttcaaattttggaTGAAAACGAGGTCGTTTCATTCATTAATTAGAAGGAAAATGGTACCCCGTTATCTTGTAACCCAGTTCATTAGTTCAGAACCCTAATCCCCTTGAGCACTACCACGCAGCAGAATCTCAATCTCCTTCATTCGAGGTCCTCTCTCATTCCCTCACTTTCTCCGTCCAGCCATGGCCGTGTCACAGCTGTCATCGCAACTGTTCGAAGCCGCCTTCTCCACTTTGGTCATTTTCGTCACTGTTGGAACTTCTTCAACAA from Arachis stenosperma cultivar V10309 chromosome 9, arast.V10309.gnm1.PFL2, whole genome shotgun sequence encodes the following:
- the LOC130951207 gene encoding preprotein translocase subunit SECE1 — protein: MALQAHSPSRLLLHSQSPLQSTQTPSTLTLSLTAAFNPKPLTLSFSRRRQRSITVSPVVEESQESSEPEAEAEAEAEEKEVTVAEELKKAMQERREKEGEEEFWGGVGREIREIEWPPFGKVLGTTSVVISVIFGSSVVLLTLNALLAELSDRVFAGKGVQDFFT